From Aricia agestis chromosome 11, ilAriAges1.1, whole genome shotgun sequence, a single genomic window includes:
- the LOC121731744 gene encoding integrin beta-like protein 1: protein MFRNLIPFFIFIIFAFSVNGKTLNIISINEDWVCGVKTSCQECLKHPQCSWCTTELNCFSEQLVDKDFCENGITKQTNISLSLEDNARCACAGDEIVQNCRPPGDSEAAECSGRGSCHCGRCICDVPDPEIPSKVIIGEYCEFDNYSCDSPMCNEGPYSIYELEKYAELKAMDEEKSRNLLRTDFYEDIEVTNPEEQQI, encoded by the exons atgtttcgcAATTTAataccattttttatttttattatttttgcgtTTAGTGTAAATGGGAAGACGttgaatataataagtataaatgAGGATTGGGTGTGCGGCGTCAAGACGTCGTGTCAGGAATGCCTAAAACATCCCCAATGTTCATGGTGCACTACGGAACTAAATTGTTTTTCGGAGCAACTGGTCGACAAGGACTTCTGCGAAAATGGAATAACAAAGCAAACTAATATTTctc TGAGCTTGGAAGACAACGCACGATGCGCGTGCGCAGGTGATGAGATTGTACAGAACTGTCGGCCGCCTGGCGACAGCGAGGCAGCAGAGTGCTCAGGACGAGGGAGCTGCCATTGCGGGCGGTGTATCTGCGACGTCCCAGATCCCGAAATACCGAGCAAG GTTATAATCGGAGAATACTGCGAATTCGACAACTATTCCTGTGACAGTCCCATGTGCAACGAGGGTCCGTATTCCATATACGAACTTGAAAAGTACGCCGAGTTAAAAGCGATGGACGAAGAAAAGTCGAGAAATTTACTGAGGACTGATTTCTACGAGGACATTGAAGTCACAAATCCGGAAGAGCAGCAAATCTAA